One Spodoptera frugiperda isolate SF20-4 chromosome 30, AGI-APGP_CSIRO_Sfru_2.0, whole genome shotgun sequence genomic window carries:
- the LOC118269602 gene encoding transmembrane protein 135 isoform X3, which translates to MRGKKLGKKEMLEQFKLYLKSGIFGLTVGSSFVTLNCIFRKLFFSEFSYYNTVLLPCTVSGLAVFCEPPYRRVMVLNLFVNLVFEYWVRTLEMKGWLRRSPGKETLVFMLGSALFFYLMRLDRDNTKRTPLFWFFTPPRVSKEVGEPMTGIHGRSPACPHKEPCINYVLKGTLQLFGVGCAMTMLRTLIPKILTPVKAFKSLKMSHMKLGLFFGGYIGIYRLVVCLLCRAHGKDSAMYAIPAGFLSGLAFRASPSLPISLAPVTSSLQILGSWGYQKGMIPENWPLVEILYCLCQGLLFHARVMHEDVCPRYIINLMHTVTSSKADEIQSAFIKKMIKYASG; encoded by the exons ATGAGAGGTAAAAAACTTGGGAAGAAGGAAATGCTAGAACAATTcaagttatatttaaaatctGGAATATTTGGGTTGACTGTAGGCAGTTCCTTTGTCACATTGAACTGCATATTCag AAAGCTGTTCTTTAGTGAGTTCTCGTATTATAACACAGTGCTGTTACCATGCACAGTCAGTGGACTAGCAGTGTTCTGCGAGCCACCATACAGAAGAGTTATGGTGCTCAATCTATTTGTTAATCTG gTGTTCGAGTACTGGGTAAGGACGTTAGAAATGAAAGGCTGGCTGCGGCGGTCTCCAGGCAAAGAGACGTTAGTCTTCATGCTTGGTAGCGCCCTCTTCTTCTATCTTATGCGGTTAGACAGAGACAACACCAAACGGACGCCTTTGTTCTG gttCTTCACACCTCCACGTGTATCGAAAGAAGTTGGTGAGCCAATGACAGGCATCCACGGCAGGAGCCCGGCGTGCCCACACAAGGAACCGTGCatcaattatgttttaaag GGTACATTGCAACTCTTCGGTGTTGGATGCGCAATGACCATGTTGAGGACGCTGATCCCCAAAATATTGACGCCAGTGAAAGCATTCAAATCTTTGAAGATGTCACATATGAAGCTTGGACTGTTCTTCGGAGGATACATCGGTATTTATAGG CTAGTAGTGTGCTTACTATGTCGGGCGCACGGCAAGGACAGCGCGATGTACGCGATACCGGCCGGCTTCCTATCGGGACTCGCCTTCAGAGCGTCACCGTCCTTACCCATCTCGTTAGCGCCTGTCACTTCTTCCTTAcaa ATCCTAGGCTCATGGGGTTACCAAAAAGGTATGATCCCCGAAAACTGGCCTCTCGTTGAGATCCTGTACTGTCTGTGCCAAGGCCTCTTGTTCCATGCGCGAGTGATGCACGAAGACGTCTGTCCGAGATACATCATCAACTTGATGCACACCGTTACTAGTTCCAA GGCCGACGAAATCCAGTCagcatttataaagaaaatgatAAAGTACGCTTCAGGTTAG
- the LOC118269602 gene encoding transmembrane protein 135 isoform X1, which translates to MVECSKFMVNNSEVIKYSCHQLMHPWTESCLRAFIDMTWACGKGTVIYYTPFFIIFSIQILMRGKKLGKKEMLEQFKLYLKSGIFGLTVGSSFVTLNCIFRKLFFSEFSYYNTVLLPCTVSGLAVFCEPPYRRVMVLNLFVNLVFEYWVRTLEMKGWLRRSPGKETLVFMLGSALFFYLMRLDRDNTKRTPLFWFFTPPRVSKEVGEPMTGIHGRSPACPHKEPCINYVLKGTLQLFGVGCAMTMLRTLIPKILTPVKAFKSLKMSHMKLGLFFGGYIGIYRLVVCLLCRAHGKDSAMYAIPAGFLSGLAFRASPSLPISLAPVTSSLQILGSWGYQKGMIPENWPLVEILYCLCQGLLFHARVMHEDVCPRYIINLMHTVTSSKADEIQSAFIKKMIKYASG; encoded by the exons ATGGTTGAATGCAGCAAGTTTATGGTGAATAATAgtgaagtaataaaatattcgtgTCATCAACTCATGCACCCTTGGACAGAAAGCTGTTTAAGGGCATTTATCGACATGACTTGGGCCTGTGGAAAAGGAACAGTGATTTACTATAcacctttttttataatattttca ATACAAATATTAATGAGAGGTAAAAAACTTGGGAAGAAGGAAATGCTAGAACAATTcaagttatatttaaaatctGGAATATTTGGGTTGACTGTAGGCAGTTCCTTTGTCACATTGAACTGCATATTCag AAAGCTGTTCTTTAGTGAGTTCTCGTATTATAACACAGTGCTGTTACCATGCACAGTCAGTGGACTAGCAGTGTTCTGCGAGCCACCATACAGAAGAGTTATGGTGCTCAATCTATTTGTTAATCTG gTGTTCGAGTACTGGGTAAGGACGTTAGAAATGAAAGGCTGGCTGCGGCGGTCTCCAGGCAAAGAGACGTTAGTCTTCATGCTTGGTAGCGCCCTCTTCTTCTATCTTATGCGGTTAGACAGAGACAACACCAAACGGACGCCTTTGTTCTG gttCTTCACACCTCCACGTGTATCGAAAGAAGTTGGTGAGCCAATGACAGGCATCCACGGCAGGAGCCCGGCGTGCCCACACAAGGAACCGTGCatcaattatgttttaaag GGTACATTGCAACTCTTCGGTGTTGGATGCGCAATGACCATGTTGAGGACGCTGATCCCCAAAATATTGACGCCAGTGAAAGCATTCAAATCTTTGAAGATGTCACATATGAAGCTTGGACTGTTCTTCGGAGGATACATCGGTATTTATAGG CTAGTAGTGTGCTTACTATGTCGGGCGCACGGCAAGGACAGCGCGATGTACGCGATACCGGCCGGCTTCCTATCGGGACTCGCCTTCAGAGCGTCACCGTCCTTACCCATCTCGTTAGCGCCTGTCACTTCTTCCTTAcaa ATCCTAGGCTCATGGGGTTACCAAAAAGGTATGATCCCCGAAAACTGGCCTCTCGTTGAGATCCTGTACTGTCTGTGCCAAGGCCTCTTGTTCCATGCGCGAGTGATGCACGAAGACGTCTGTCCGAGATACATCATCAACTTGATGCACACCGTTACTAGTTCCAA GGCCGACGAAATCCAGTCagcatttataaagaaaatgatAAAGTACGCTTCAGGTTAG
- the LOC118269602 gene encoding transmembrane protein 135 isoform X2, whose protein sequence is MVEASKLWFEAACSTCKCHELIHPWTYRCTDATRTMLISCIKGSYKFYAMVYLIQILMRGKKLGKKEMLEQFKLYLKSGIFGLTVGSSFVTLNCIFRKLFFSEFSYYNTVLLPCTVSGLAVFCEPPYRRVMVLNLFVNLVFEYWVRTLEMKGWLRRSPGKETLVFMLGSALFFYLMRLDRDNTKRTPLFWFFTPPRVSKEVGEPMTGIHGRSPACPHKEPCINYVLKGTLQLFGVGCAMTMLRTLIPKILTPVKAFKSLKMSHMKLGLFFGGYIGIYRLVVCLLCRAHGKDSAMYAIPAGFLSGLAFRASPSLPISLAPVTSSLQILGSWGYQKGMIPENWPLVEILYCLCQGLLFHARVMHEDVCPRYIINLMHTVTSSKADEIQSAFIKKMIKYASG, encoded by the exons atggttgAGGCTAGTAAACTTTGGTTCGAAGCTGCGTGCAGTACTTGCAAGTGCCATGAACTTATACACCCATGGACGTACCGATGTACAGATGCTACGAGAACTATGTTGATAAGTTGTATAAAAGGGAGCTATAAATTCTATGCCATGGTCTATCTT ATACAAATATTAATGAGAGGTAAAAAACTTGGGAAGAAGGAAATGCTAGAACAATTcaagttatatttaaaatctGGAATATTTGGGTTGACTGTAGGCAGTTCCTTTGTCACATTGAACTGCATATTCag AAAGCTGTTCTTTAGTGAGTTCTCGTATTATAACACAGTGCTGTTACCATGCACAGTCAGTGGACTAGCAGTGTTCTGCGAGCCACCATACAGAAGAGTTATGGTGCTCAATCTATTTGTTAATCTG gTGTTCGAGTACTGGGTAAGGACGTTAGAAATGAAAGGCTGGCTGCGGCGGTCTCCAGGCAAAGAGACGTTAGTCTTCATGCTTGGTAGCGCCCTCTTCTTCTATCTTATGCGGTTAGACAGAGACAACACCAAACGGACGCCTTTGTTCTG gttCTTCACACCTCCACGTGTATCGAAAGAAGTTGGTGAGCCAATGACAGGCATCCACGGCAGGAGCCCGGCGTGCCCACACAAGGAACCGTGCatcaattatgttttaaag GGTACATTGCAACTCTTCGGTGTTGGATGCGCAATGACCATGTTGAGGACGCTGATCCCCAAAATATTGACGCCAGTGAAAGCATTCAAATCTTTGAAGATGTCACATATGAAGCTTGGACTGTTCTTCGGAGGATACATCGGTATTTATAGG CTAGTAGTGTGCTTACTATGTCGGGCGCACGGCAAGGACAGCGCGATGTACGCGATACCGGCCGGCTTCCTATCGGGACTCGCCTTCAGAGCGTCACCGTCCTTACCCATCTCGTTAGCGCCTGTCACTTCTTCCTTAcaa ATCCTAGGCTCATGGGGTTACCAAAAAGGTATGATCCCCGAAAACTGGCCTCTCGTTGAGATCCTGTACTGTCTGTGCCAAGGCCTCTTGTTCCATGCGCGAGTGATGCACGAAGACGTCTGTCCGAGATACATCATCAACTTGATGCACACCGTTACTAGTTCCAA GGCCGACGAAATCCAGTCagcatttataaagaaaatgatAAAGTACGCTTCAGGTTAG